A single window of Nicotiana tomentosiformis chromosome 1, ASM39032v3, whole genome shotgun sequence DNA harbors:
- the LOC104118748 gene encoding acetylajmalan esterase-like isoform X1, producing MALAIRVLDLLRVLSIVSFLVLLQFLQKTDAQVLIPQVPTLMKCKFDKIYQLGDSLSDTGNFIRESLVGAFSPFAKLPYGENFFQNKSTGRCSDGLLMIDFIALECGLPFLNPYKDQNGNFTHGANFAVAGATVLPECSEDLKKALFLVGEIGGNELFRPLSMLLKYAFHFLCF from the exons ATGGCATTGGCCATTAGAGTGCTTGATCTCTTACGAGTTCTTTCCATAGTCAGTTTCTTGGTTCTTTTGCAATTTTTGCAGAAAACCGATGCTCAAGTGCTAATCCCTCAAGTTCCAACATTGATGAAATGCAAGTTTGACAAAATATATCAGTTGGGTGACTCACTTTCTGATACTGGCAACTTCATTAGAGAGAGCCTCGTTGGAGCTTTTTCTCCCTTTGCAAAACTTCCTTATGGTGAAAACTTTTTCCAGAACAAATCAACTGGACGATGTTCTGATGGTTTGCTCATGATCGATTTCATAG CATTGGAATGTGGTCTTCCTTTCCTAAATCCCTACAAGGATCAGAATGGAAATTTCACACATGGTGCAAATTTCGCAGTAGCAGGAGCTACTGTTTTGCCAG AATGCTCAGAAGACCTAAAGAAGGCACTTTTCCTGGTTGGAGAAATAGGAGGAAATGAGTTGTTCAGACCATTATCAATGCTGTTAAAGTATGCTTTCCATTTTCTCTGTTTTTAG
- the LOC104118748 gene encoding GDSL esterase/lipase At5g45910-like isoform X2: protein MALAIRVLDLLRVLSIVSFLVLLQFLQKTDAQVLIPQVPTLMKCKFDKIYQLGDSLSDTGNFIRESLVGAFSPFAKLPYGENFFQNKSTGRCSDGLLMIDFIECSEDLKKALFLVGEIGGNELFRPLSMLLKYAFHFLCF, encoded by the exons ATGGCATTGGCCATTAGAGTGCTTGATCTCTTACGAGTTCTTTCCATAGTCAGTTTCTTGGTTCTTTTGCAATTTTTGCAGAAAACCGATGCTCAAGTGCTAATCCCTCAAGTTCCAACATTGATGAAATGCAAGTTTGACAAAATATATCAGTTGGGTGACTCACTTTCTGATACTGGCAACTTCATTAGAGAGAGCCTCGTTGGAGCTTTTTCTCCCTTTGCAAAACTTCCTTATGGTGAAAACTTTTTCCAGAACAAATCAACTGGACGATGTTCTGATGGTTTGCTCATGATCGATTTCATAG AATGCTCAGAAGACCTAAAGAAGGCACTTTTCCTGGTTGGAGAAATAGGAGGAAATGAGTTGTTCAGACCATTATCAATGCTGTTAAAGTATGCTTTCCATTTTCTCTGTTTTTAG
- the LOC104118764 gene encoding uncharacterized protein yields the protein MQQYQPPQSNQSSMEDLMKAFIIKTDERLDTHGAIIKELGTSFQNLERQVGQLAILLSERVPGTLPADTERNPKETINAVFLRSGHELEDLIAKQKDEPVERQVEIVEEQKINNIQEGEVRVDEDLKKKGNIKAQKKKKNDNSTNNETEERKYMPALPFPQKQRREKLDKQFKCFLEVFKQVHVNIPSIEVRSQMPAYAKFIKEILSKKRKVEETPVVKLTEHYSAILQNKLPKKYEDRGSFTIPCSLGSTKFQKSLCDLGAYINLMTLSIFKKLEGEIGEISSVPMSLQLADQTTIIPKGIVKDVPVWVDKFVFHVDFIMANMEENMEAPLILGRPFLAKGSAILDIQERQLMLRVEDKRLIFNMEGEKWPLKEQIGKSEADKCGVYPKKVEKKLSAWMCVRGRVCKGDPDFDCDPG from the coding sequence ATGCAGCAATATCAGCCTCCACAGTCTAATCAGTCTAGCAtggaagatctaatgaaggccttcattatcaagacagatgagaggcttGACACCCATGGTGCAATTATAAAAGAACTAGGCACATCTTTTCAAAACCTGGAAAGACAAGTTGGGCAACTAGCTATTCTATTGTCTGAGAGGGTTCCAGGAACACTCCctgctgatactgaaagaaatccaAAAGAGACAATAAATGCAGTATTTTTGAGGAGTGGGCACGAGTTGGAGGATCTCATAGCAAAGCAAAAGGATGAGCCAGTTGAAAGACAGGTGGAGATTGTGGAGGAACAGAAAATCAACAACATTCAAGAAGGTGAAGTGAGGGTAGATGAGGATTTGAAGAAGAAGGGAAATATTAAAGctcagaaaaagaagaaaaatgataaTTCAACAAATAATGAGACTGAAGAGAGGAAAtacatgcctgctttacctttccccCAAAAGCAACGAAGAGAGAAGTTGGATAAACAATTCAAGTGCTTTCTAGAAGTGTTCAAGCAGGTGCATGTGAATATACCTTCCATAGAGGTGCGTTCGCAgatgccagcttatgccaaattcataaaggaaatattgtCCAAGAAGCGGAAAGTAGAAGAGACACCGGTTGTCAAGCTGACAGAGCATTATAGTGCCatcttgcaaaataaactccctaAAAAATATGAAGATcgagggagttttactataccttgctctttaggaagtactaaatttcaaaaatctttGTGTGATTTAGGTGCTTATATTAATCTTATGACTTTGTCTATTTTTAAGAAATTGGagggagagattggagagatcAGTTCGGTACCAATGTCTTTGCAGCTGGCGGATCAGACCACAATCATACCTAAAGGAATAGTGAAAGATGTACCAGTTTGGGTGGATAAATTTGTGTTCCATGTGGACTTCATTATGGCGAACATGGAGGAGAATATGGAGGCTCCGCTGATTTTAGGAAGACCCTTCTTGGCTAAGGGCAGTGCAATTCTAGATATTCAGGAAAGGCAGCTCATGCTCAGAGTGGAGGATAAAAGGCTGATCTTCAATATGGAAGGAGAAAAGTGGCCCCTGAAAGAGCAAATTGGAAAGAGTGAAgctgataagtgtggggtgtacccaaagAAGGTGGAAAAAAAGCTCTCAGCATGGATGTGTGTACGGGGTCGGGTGTGCAAAGGAGATCCTGACTTCGATTGTGACCCCGGCTAG